A genomic stretch from Ciona intestinalis unplaced genomic scaffold, KH HT000098.2, whole genome shotgun sequence includes:
- the LOC100175229 gene encoding uncharacterized protein LOC100175229 has product MAYLRILGICVFVIIGTAAELQRVGKAVKERDLIDTSTKEPVILHQYKAKCNGEITSLNFHAASESNFVFQVWRPWGYEYKLLHSLDVLTKPGINKVDLLRPIPVVEGDTIGLCPMSQPSINIFTLQRASHPIPVTFYEGGGFFLNGASCEEVQAGEVCAQLRHSSGSNLQRRVYSINAMIECYPNEPEVAATPSTVGTAQTDTDCVDGNGVNYRGKVSITRGGIPCQKWSSGLPHVTNYSPTSHPGQSLEENFCRNPDGDANGPWCYTMDPGLRHDYCSIPACGGIEARSSAVATLLNPFPFFETPTTQAYSIGYDVKARPSSFGFPTTTIILTNTASKCDGRVESFSLWATVTGAIKLQVWRYSAMVGFSLWWESQVDVTEGYNKISFPISLVRIGRHDVLGFTSLLTGSSFVSYTDGAGDFYLYSNSCWKKSRGQQCKGLMLSSPHASINVAAWANDITQSFLDSTIAANLQRSAEPLATHSLIREFSIKAEITCDQEPSTFERSATADPNPRPNAPKPVEPQMLPPPGLAGFGTAVNRNFVDLVRRSRTIFLPGSAFSCNGILNQLTVFLSQVRPTVQVLYEFVVVQVWRPGVYTDAKSVESLLFPEFRRSGFRLMWETPVSGYSTTAVTLNQLTVPVQKGDVVGFTTKSMFGQQSSSLPFDTFGGQFYASDACSNVVPEINGPMEILSIMSQTRPSYDNVCFDFVSSRTTGSGRRTYSINANVVCQE; this is encoded by the exons ATGGCTTATTTAAGAATCCTGGGCATCTGTGTGTTTGTCATCATAGGAACTGCAG cTGAACTTCAAAGGGTTGGCAAGGCAGTAAAAGAAAGAGATTTAATTGATACGAGTACGAAAGAACCAGTAATCCTCCACCAATATAAAGCAAAATGTAACGGTGAAATAACTTCACTCAATTTTCATGCCGCGTCTGAAAGTAATTTTGTATTCCAG GTTTGGAGACCCTGGGGTTACGAGTACAAGCTTTTGCACTCTTTGGATGTTTTAACTAAACCTGGAATCAACAAG gtCGACCTGCTCCGACCGATACCTGTAGTAGAAGGTGATACAATAGGTTTATGCCCAATGTCCCAACCTTCAATCAATATCTTCACTCTTCAAAGAGCCTCTCATCCTATTCCAGTTACTTTTTATGAAGGCGGCGGCTTCTttttaaatg GGGCAAGTTGCGAAGAGGTTCAAGCCGGTGAAGTCTGCGCACAACTACGTCATTCGTCAGGCTCTAACCTACAACGAAGAGTTTACTCGATCAATGCAATGATCGAATGCTACCCAA ACGAACCTGAAGTTGCTGCCACACCTTCGACTGTTGGAACAGCCCAAACTGATACAGATTGTGTCGATGGTAATGGAGTTAATTATAGAGGGAAAGTGAGCATAACAAGAGGAGGAATCCCTTGTCAG AAATGGAGCAGCGGACTTCCGCATGTAACAAATTATTCACCAACTTCTCACCCTGGGCAATCTCTGGAAGAAAATTTCTGTCGCAATCCAGATGGTGACGCGAATGGTCCTTGGTGTTATACTATGGATCCAGGTCTCAg GCATGATTACTGCTCCATACCCGCTTGTGGTGGCATTGAGGCGCGTTCTTCTGCAGTAGCCACTTTGTTGAACCCATTCCCGTTTTTCGAAACACCAACAACACAGGCCTACAGCATCGGTTATGACGTCAAAGCTCGTCCTTCGTCCTTTGGATTTCCAACTACCACAATCATtctaacaa ACACTGCGTCAAAATGCGATGGAAGGGTGGAAAGTTTCTCCCTCTGGGCAACTGTAACGGGAGCCATTAAATTGCAAGTGTGGCGCTACAGTGCTATGGTGGGGTTTTCCCTTTGGTGGGAAAGTCAGGTTGACGTCACGGAAGGATACAACAAG atcaGTTTCCCGATCAGTCTTGTCCGGATAGGCCGTCATGATGTGTTGGGTTTCACTTCATTACTAACTGGTTCGTCCTTCGTAAGCTACACTGATGGAGCTGGTGATTTCTATTTGTATTCGAACAGTTGTTGGAAAAAATCCAGGGGCCAACAGTGCAAGGG TTTGATGTTGTCCTCCCCACACGCCTCCATCAACGTTGCTGCATGGGCGAACGACATCACTCAAAGCTTCCTTGATTCTACTATTGCAGCAAACTTACAACGAAGTGCAGAACCTCTGGCTACGCATTCACTTATTCGTGAATTTTCAATCAAAGCGGAAATAACATGCG ATCAAGAGCCTTCAACTTTTGAACGGAGTGCCACTGCTGACCCAAATCCGAGACCAAATGCACCAAAACCCGTCGAACCTCAAATGCTACCTCCCCCAGGCCTGGCTGGCTTTGGTACAGCGGTGAATCGGAATTTTGTCGACTTGGTCCGCCGAAGTCGAACTATCTTCCTTCCAGGCTCAGCTTTTTCTTGCAATGGAATCCTCAACCAACTGACCGTATTTTTATCTCAAGTTCGTCCTACAGTGCAAGTCTTATACGAATTCGTGGTTGTGCAG GTTTGGAGACCCGGTGTTTATACTGATGCGAAATCCGTTGAGAGTTTGCTCTTCCCGGAGTTCAGAAGAAGCGGTTTCAGATTGATGTGGGAAACTCCTGTGTCCGGTTACTCTACTACTGCTGTCAct TTAAATCAATTGACGGTTCCGGTACAGAAAGGGGACGTAGTTGGTTTCACCACAAAAAGCATGTTCGGCCAACAGAGCAGTTCTCTTCCGTTCGATACGTTTGGTGGGCAGTTCTACGCGTCAGATGCTTGTTCAAATGTCGTACCAGAG ATAAATGGCCCAATGGAAATTTTGAGCATCATGTCGCAAACCAGGCCTAGTTATGACAACGTTTGCTTTGACTTCGTTTCATCACGTACAACTGGATCTGGACGTAGGACGTATTCCATCAATGCCAATGTTGTTTGTCAAGAATAA
- the LOC100185413 gene encoding uncharacterized protein LOC100185413 gives MEFEHDDELLEWDMEIDENFEDALDDDGERYDQQDERAVIRKRNKQDRWATTRDDEDPETIQERWSGDGHSEGSLEYEDENTQQPEPKKAVKLTEMKVMNENAAKLKTSAESPTEEGTWSTFIGKDKRQKSSNKNSFSALGSPARSEGGKFQVLDEDDGDITSYDMPPMEFRGSLKTNDYNPNRPSSCFCIVFRYIAIALLCFTIGLAFGYLVGYKQMTYHQVTERPPVVTSIRSIAENITLPNTATPVDENRRSSLGLQGGSILF, from the exons ATGGAGTTTGAACATGATGATGAGCTGTTGGAATGGGATATGGAAATCGACGAGAATTTTGAAGATGCTCTTGATGATGACGGAGAG CGATACGACCAGCAAGACGAAAGGGCTGTGATAAGAAAACGAAACAAACAAGACAGGTGGGCGACAACACGTGATGACGAAGACCCGGAAACTATCCAAGAAAG GTGGTCGGGTGATGGCCATTCTGAAGGCTCGCTTGAATATGAAGATGAAAATACTCAACAACCAGAACCGAAAAAGGCGGTTAAGTTAACCGAGATGAAAGTAATGAATG AAAATGCTGCGAAATTGAAAACATCTGCTGAAAGCCCAACAGAAGAAGGCACGTGGTCTACGTTCATTGGAAAAGACAAAAGACAAAAAAG TTCCAACAAAAACAGTTTCTCCGCTTTGGGATCACCTGCTCGGAGCGAAGGCGGGAAGTTTCAAGTGTTAGATGAAGACGATGGCGACATAACAAGCTACGATATGCCTCCAATGGAGTTTCGTGGCAGTTTAAAAACCAATGACTACAACCCTAACAGGCCTTCATCATGCTTCTGCATCGTTTTCCGATACATCGCCATTGCCCTACTATGCTTCACCATCGGCCTTGCATTTGGCTACCTGGTTGGTTACAAGCAGATGACCTACCACCAAGTAACCGAAAGACCGCCGGTTGTCACGTCGATAAGAAGCATTGCGGAAAACATAACCTTACCCAACACTGCTACACCAGTCGACGAAAACAGGCGGTCGTCGCTTGGACTTCAGGGCGGTAGCATATTGTTTTAG
- the LOC104266582 gene encoding uncharacterized protein LOC104266582, which translates to MLVTIAFLFMVLFAVQSTNSFECIKLGLQLGNRGRPGKVIPQKSNHTEVCKDQNICYATWKHDGKRLKLLTQGCLPRTEIQPRNKFYCGSSTCGEANPKSCKQDLSAFCCCNKTMCNFEVVPNSCRSTQSNTKHTVTANNDDQQIVILKAVVIICILVLSQIIVFVFIHFILEVTCYDIRNSAIKFVASLASFSCAAEPDSDNTDGSQNFNLDSV; encoded by the exons ATGCTGGTTACTATTGCATTTCTCTTTATGGTTTTGTTTGCCGTGCAGTCAACGAACAGCTTCGAATGCATAAAGCTTGGGTTGCAGTTAGGAAACCGTGGACGTCCGGGTAAAGTTATTCCACAAAAGTCGAACCACACTGAAGTTTGTAAAGACCAAAAT ATTTGCTATGCTACTTGGAAACACGATGGGAAAAGATTGAAACTTCTTACCCAAG GTTGCCTGCCCAGAACAGAAATCCAGCcacgaaataaattttactgcGGATCGTCGACCTGTGGAGAAGCAAACCCGAAAAGCTGTAAACAGG ATCTGTCTGCGTTTTGTTGCTGCAATAAAACGATGTGTAATTTTGAAGTCGTACCAAATTCTTGTCGTAGCACCCAATCAAACACCAAACACACTGTCACGGCAAATAACG ATGATCAACAGATAGTGATCTTGAAGGCGGTGGTGATCATTTGCATTCTCGTTCTCTCTCAAATCATTGTTTTCGTCTTCATTCACTTTATACTTGAAG TTACATGTTATGACATACGAAACTCTGCGATCAAGTTTGTTGCTTCTCTGGCCAGTTTCTCGTGTGCCGCGGAACCCGATAGTGATAACACAGATGGATCACAAAACTTCAATCTTGATAGTGTATGA
- the LOC100175276 gene encoding 17-beta-hydroxysteroid dehydrogenase type 6, giving the protein MAKSHQKNVVITGCDIPNSYGYELALCLDHQGYVVFAGCTDCNSVGARSLASRGSTRLAVMQIDVTKQDEIDDATEMIQDMIGDEGLWAVVNCAEFYTVAEADWCSVEDYEQSMQVNYLGTVRVTKSLLHLIRRGRGRIVNLSSMAGCLARAGQSAYSASKFALEAFTDSLRQEMLKWGVYVTLVEPAYFPEGSLVLSEPQTSVRLKRVPDHVKEVYGEDYFVDFINSVSRNDPTTQEEGKSKSTETLLPKSSSSTLTSGYSSLSSTSASLKKKMPSGVMANPGDYDPETQKEEKKRRSLSLGGGASSTLKSSPDFGNTNRVLHALSEAVTAYSPKVRYFVGSFQDRMVKSASAFLPTVVMDTYLTSGSLSKCVPKVIKEKQE; this is encoded by the exons ATGGCGAAGTCACACCAGAAAAATGTTGTAATCACTG GTTGCGATATTCCGAATTCATATGGATACGAACTAGCATTGTGCCTTGACCACCAAGGGTATGTTGTGTTTGCTGGATGCACCGACTGCAACAGTGTGGGAGCCAGGTCCCTCGCATCACGTGGTTCTACTCGATTGGCTGTCATGCAGattgacgtcacaaaacaAGACGAGATTGATGACGCAACCGAAATGATCCAAGACATGATTGGAGACGAGG GCTTGTGGGCGGTTGTGAATTGCGCTGAGTTTTACACGGTGGCGGAAGCGGACTGGTGCAGTGTTGAGGACTATGAACAATCAATGCAGGTCAACTACCTCGGTACTGTGCGCGTCACTAAGTCCCTGCTCCATCTTATCCGGCGAGGCAGGGGAAGGATCGTAAACCTCAGTAGTATGGCAG GTTGCCTCGCTCGCGCTGGACAATCCGCGTATTCTGCGAGTAAATTTGCACTTGAAGCTTTCACCGACAGCTTACGGCAGGAAATGCTTAAGTGGGGAGTGTATGTGACCTTGGTTGAACCTGCTTATTTTCCAG AGGGTAGTCTTGTGTTATCTGAACCACAAACCTCCGTTCGCCTCAAGAGAGTCCCAGATCACGTGAAAGAGGTTTATGGAGAGGATTACTTCGTCGACTTTATCAACTCCGTGTCGAGGAACGATCCAACCACCCAGGAAGAGGGGAAGAGCAAGTCAACTGAAACCCTTCTTCCGAAGAGTTCGTCTTCCACTCTCACATCCGGCTACTCCTCCCTATCTTCCACCTCCGCATCCCTAAAAAAGAAGATGCCCTCCGGGGTGATGGCTAACCCGGGAGACTACGATCCTGAGACACAAAAGGAGGAAAAGAAACGCCGATCTCTCTCACTCGGAGGAGGAGCATCCTCCACCCTTAAATCCTCCCCGGACTTCGGAAACACCAACCGCGTTCTCCATGCGCTTTCAGAAGCAGTGACTGCTTACTCCCCGAAAGTTCGCTACTTCGTCGGTTCGTTCCAGGATCGGATGGTAAAGTCAGCATCAGCCTTCCTTCCTACCGTTGTCATGGACACATACCTCACGTCGGGTAGCCTGTCTAAGTGTGTACCAAAGGTGATAAAGGAAAAGCAGGAATGA